CGACCGTCACGGTCACCTCGGCGTCACAGTTCATCACCGAGGCGGCCTCGGCCGGACCGAGGATCATCCAGGTCAACGGGATGATCGACCTTCCCGGCCCGATGCACGAGGTCAGCTCGGACAAGACGATCGTCGGGCTCGGATCCAACTCCGGCTTCACCGGCGGTGGCCTGAACATCGGTCTGGCGATCGACGACGACATCACCTCGCCACCGTCCAACGCGGTGCACAACGTCATCCTGCGGAACCTCAACTTCCGGAACTGGGACGACGACGCGGTCAACGTGCAGATGTACTCGCACCACATCTGGATCGACCACAACACCTGGACGACCGGCGCGGACGGCGGCGTCGACGTCAAGCGCGGCTCGTCGTACGTGACGATCTCGTACAACCACGCCGACGGCACCGACAAGAACATGCTGCTCGGCCACGACGACGGCAACGCCGCCCAGGACGTCGGGTACCTGAAGGTCAGCTACCACCACAACTTCTTCGACAGCACCAACCAGCGCAACCCGCGGGTCCGCTTCGGCGACCAGGTGCACGTCTACAACAACTATTACCTCAACACCGGCAGCTACGGTGTCGCGTCGACCGAGAACGCGGGCGTCATAGTCGAGGGCAACTACTTCGAGAACGTCGACGACCCGTACCACCTCGGTGAGGGGGACTCCGGCGACGGCCGGCTGGTGGCCCGGAACAACTGCCTGATCAACTCGGGCTCCGGCCAGACCGGTGGCAGCGTGAGTAACCCGTCGTACTCGTACACCATCCAGACGGCCTGCGACATGAAGGCCGTGGTGACCGCGCAGTCCGGCGTCGGCCGGGTCGGGCTGCCCAGCGGGCCGACCCCGCCCCCGACCACCCCGGCGCCGACCACCGACCCGCCGCCGACCCCGACCACCCCGCCGCCGACCACCGGCCCGCCGCAGAACGGACTGGTCGGCTGGGCCGCCCAGGCCGGCGGCACCACCGGCGGTGCGGGCGGTTCCACGGTGACCGTGTCGAGCTGGGCCGACCTCCGGACCCAGGCGCAGGCCTCCGGTGCCCGGACCATCCTGGTCAACGGCATGCTCAGCGGCTCGGGCACCATCGAGGTCACGGCCAACAAGACGATCCGGGGCGTCGGCGCGAACTCCGGCTTCTCCGGTACCACCCTCAACATCGAGGACATGGAACCGGCGAACGTCATCGTCCAGAACCTCAACATCCGTGGCGTACCCGGTGGGGACGCGATCCAGATCGAGAACGCCACCCACATCTGGATCGACCACAACACCCTCTCCAGCACCATCGAGGACGACGTCGACTTCTACGACGGCATGGTCGACATCACCCACGCCGGTGACTACATCACCCTGTCCTGGAACGTCGTCCGCAACCACTGGAAGACCTCGCTGGTCGGCCACTCCGACGGCAACTCCGGCGAGGACGAGGGTCACCTGCGGATCACGTACCACCACAACTGGTTCGA
The nucleotide sequence above comes from Plantactinospora soyae. Encoded proteins:
- a CDS encoding pectate lyase family protein — encoded protein: MSTTTDTRRRHRRGLLLATGAALTAVALAIGMGAAAHAATLFTDDFEDGNSTGWTASGGTWSVAADGSQVYRQAGTSSDARALAGTTSWNNYSVQTRVKPTAFNGSNRFVAVLARVQSTTSYYYLALRSNNTVELKRLSSGTSTTLDTASVTVGLNSWYTLRLDVSGTSLRGYVNGSLLTEGTDSQYSTGRIGVATFNATANFDDVLVSDSVTSPTTPPTTGPTNPTPTPTGNPGQNVADGWASVNALGQNGTTGGAGGSTVTVTSASQFITEAASAGPRIIQVNGMIDLPGPMHEVSSDKTIVGLGSNSGFTGGGLNIGLAIDDDITSPPSNAVHNVILRNLNFRNWDDDAVNVQMYSHHIWIDHNTWTTGADGGVDVKRGSSYVTISYNHADGTDKNMLLGHDDGNAAQDVGYLKVSYHHNFFDSTNQRNPRVRFGDQVHVYNNYYLNTGSYGVASTENAGVIVEGNYFENVDDPYHLGEGDSGDGRLVARNNCLINSGSGQTGGSVSNPSYSYTIQTACDMKAVVTAQSGVGRVGLPSGPTPPPTTPAPTTDPPPTPTTPPPTTGPPQNGLVGWAAQAGGTTGGAGGSTVTVSSWADLRTQAQASGARTILVNGMLSGSGTIEVTANKTIRGVGANSGFSGTTLNIEDMEPANVIVQNLNIRGVPGGDAIQIENATHIWIDHNTLSSTIEDDVDFYDGMVDITHAGDYITLSWNVVRNHWKTSLVGHSDGNSGEDEGHLRITYHHNWFDRTFERSPRVRFGETVHVFNNYYSNVNNNSDSYAIASTMDAGVLVESNVFENVQQACWSASGYADSDPGRLVARNNSLTNSGPCEVNGSVAALPYSYSAENVATVKASVTANAGAGRI